The Equus przewalskii isolate Varuska chromosome 17, EquPr2, whole genome shotgun sequence region actttttaaaaaaatacttttgggGGGACAGAGGCTTAAAATTAGTCTCTAAATTATAAGTAAATCAAGTTCATAGATAAACAAGAGTAGATTGCCAGAGATTATTCTCAGAAAATGACTGGTTGGCTCTTTGTTTCCGTGTCTAAATCAGGACCGAATTTCTACACATCACCATAGAATGAAGTGTTGAATAAGGTAATAATAGCTTTTTAATAAGTTTTCTTTACAACATGGTTTTAGTGGAGTAGATTTCTTAAGacaggaaacattttcttttttaaaggcattGTTCCTTCCAGTCCATCTCGtttctttataaagaaataaagtgacTTTATTTTAAACGTAGTTCCACTGTCATTTCTGAAAAATGTAATGCTCTTTAAGTCATAGCACCGGTAAACAAAGTAAGTTATGTAAGGGGGAAATGGTTGCAGCAAACTTTTTAACTGATTTTGTCAAACCAACTCATAGGTTACTGCTTCCCACACTACATtggttcaaaaacaaaaaaaagctcgACAGCACTCAGGTCCTAAAGAAGAAATTTATCTCATAATAAAGAACATCTGTTATGGAACTAAACAACTGAAATAGGCTTGGTTTTAAGAGTTGGGGTATCTAAGTCACAATTTGAAACATTTCTAATAAACAGTATCTCTTGGAGTTTCAGTACTGTCACAAAGTAGTGAATAAGCATGTGCAGGGGTAAATGTAAGGATTGTTAACCTatataaacagaattttaaatttcagtgtgttttattctgatttttaagacAAGAGGTGGTCTGTAATGGATTCAAATGTTTCATTTGTAGTATAATGAAATGTTTACAGAAAgaactttttcattaaaatatttttagaaatgtgtgtgttttgtcgCTTCACAATTTCATGTGACTTAAATGCTAAAGGTGAATATTACATACTTTACTAGTAGGTAATTAACAGGCAACTTGGAATGCCTTCACGTATCAATTTAAAAGATGTTGTTGAGCATTTTGTGGTgtgagggtgggctgggggaaAAGAGGTTTCATGAAATTAGCCTTAAGCTACAGTGGTACAGTATAACCCAAGTAAAGGTGATAACAGTCATTTGTTCAACTTTGATAAATTTTTGAGGTAGGTTTTTggtaattttaagaaatgtttttatagcACAAATGTTTGGGTTCTTAGGATTCATTAATAGATGTTAAGAACATTTTAAGTGAAATGCTTTGTGAATTGAAGCCACGTGAGGatttttttggaaagaattgtgACGCATCTTACTTGTAGTCAACACTGGTTTTGTAGTACATGCAGTAGTTTCATATTCTCTGCACCTGTAATACCTTATAGTTCCAGTTTAATACTTAAATCCCAGAATAACTCAGAACAGGAATAGGCTTCATTTCTAccaaaaataagtatatatttactTTCTCAGAATGAAAATAACGTAAGTTTAACTGTAGTCAGGCAACAAGATAAATTGGAGGCATCCATGTAATCATAACAGACtgcaatgaaatgttttaaagattacTGTTTCCTTTTGCAAAAATGGGATCTTGCTAATACAATAGGTTGACTTATAATATAAATAGAAAGTACCACGGGTTGAGGGGAGAGTAAAGCAATAGGTAAATTGTgccatttttgcttgttttcaaagACACATAATGGGAAGCACACGGGCACGTTGAACTGTGCATTGTGTGCTAGAGGTTAAATGAGCACAGTACTGAAGGCTAGGAAATAGGAATTTACTATTTACCATACTACTAACATTTATGGATAAGTGTGGATAAATAATGAGTACAAGTGTTGACACCTttaaaatacttgcaaaagatATGGTTAAATTTCACTACATCTCTATGgccattaaaattaataaagggcTTATAATCACAGAGATGGAAATTGTATCAGATGCTAACTAGCTCTATCAAAGCTACAGgtaattgtcattttaaaaatgtgttagtccagggaccggccctgtggccgagtggttaagttcgcccgctacgctgcagcggctcagggtttcactggttcagatcctgggcgtggacgtggcaccactcgtcaggccatgctgaagcagcatcccacatgccgcaactgaaaggacccacaactaagaatatacaactatgtactagggggtatttggggagaaaaagaaagaattaaaaagtgtATTAGTCTATGCATTTCTGTCAACAGAAGTGTAAAGTATGCTTACATCCAAAGAACTCTGATGTGTTTGGATTTAGTCTCAATTATCTGCTCTCACACGCTTATTTAATAGGTGCTGGAAGAAAATGCAATTAGGTTTTTGTTTGATTCTTACATAGCAGGTTTTACTTGTCAGTAAAAAGTTTATAGTAGTAGTTTTGTGAGCTTGGGCGAGTTATTTGtggctttctaatttttttatgcCATGCTCCCCTTTGACAGTTTGATGCCAATAGACCCTTTAGGATGTTTATTTCACATGCGTTAAATATGTAGAATTAAACATTACATTGTAAACAGTTGTCACAATATTAAGTTTGATTTAGTAATGGGTGCTGTATTAAGTGAGGTTAGCGGTGGGTCTGACTTACACCTTTGAAGTTGTGATGCATAAATGGTATTTTGAGAAACTTGGAACAGTAATCTGATATTAAAGTTGTGATTTCAAGTATGAAAGTCACAAGTCCTGTGAATACCATTGTGGTTTGTTGCCTGCAGCATTGAAGGAAATGTTTTAgtgttagtgaaaataaagaagtaatgTTCTCCCAATCAAAATTCCCTGACCTAAATTCTATCCAGATTAAGAACGGTTTTCAGCTAAGTTTTTTGTAAAACAGAGATGATATCTACCCTTAAgtctgaagattaaatgtgaaAACGGGCTTAAAGAGCCTTAGCGCCAGGTCCTTGGTCCCTAAAGATAGTATTTTTGGTGGTAATTGTGGGTGCTGCCATAATATCCTGAAGAAGATCTAAAATTTTATTGGGTGGCATTAAAAGATAATTCCCAAGTTTGAGACTTTTTCTCCGAGTAGGATTGAagtttttattgtgtttaaattttttccacttcctcaaaaagtacTAAAAAGCATCAGCTGAAAACTGAAACTGGCctgataaatatctttaaaataggaatgaGAATTACCTTGTAAATGTTCTGAGGCTTAAAACAGAAGCATGGGTATGAGAAGTCTGTAAGGTACGTCTGAGCGCCCACCCCTTCCCTCAAAAGGGCTCAAGAAATCTCAGTCAGAAAATGGTTTCTTACGTAACATGCAGTGTCATGCAGTTAAAATTCTGAGAGTGCGTGATATACTTGAGTGTAAAGGCATAGGTacacattttaaaactagaaacaGTTCAAGGTTTAACAATTGGATAGCCACATTTAATTTGAGGACAGATGTAAGGCTCTAATATTTAAATTCCAGATTGAGATGAAAACTTGTTGTTTTTCAGTCTTGGGGAAGTTAGGATTTGTTATGCTGTGAATTTTTAGTTTCTAACTATATAATGCAGTATGTTTAGTACTTGAAAGTAATGATGTTTAGGTACTAAGGTTCTAAGGTCAGTTATCTTGAATGAGctccataaaatattttgaaacttgaCTAAAAGTGCACATGAGAGATGGCATTTGTCATCAGGTTTCCGCCCAGAGTGCTCTTCCTTGTAGTAGGTGCTGGCCAATTCCAGGTGCTCCAGATGGGGCTCTGCTAACAGATTCTTGCCACCACCCCCAATCCCCACCCATAGTTTTGTCCAAGTGTGGGGCACTTCACTCAAGATCTGAGACTTTTGTCATCTGAGGTTGGGAAAGTGATGACTCCTCCAGGGATCTCGCCAGCACTACAGGAAGAAATTCTTGACCATACAAGAAAGGCCAACAGCAGAATCTTCACATTTGAATGCTTAGATCTGTTCTTTGAAGTCATTTTCAACCCTGAGCCTTCTAGTTAACTGAATTCTTAAGCTAATTTGACTTCTGGGTCTTTCACTTGGAACAAAAAGGCATTGTAATACAAggctaaagaaaatgaaaagtttttagaGTGCTCTCGATGAGCTAGGCACAGTACTTGTGGAGTAACTCACTGAATGCTTATCCTTGCTTTATGGATGAGGAATGGCGTCTAAGTGCTTTGAGTTACTGGGGGTTCTAGAAAAATGGCAGCGGCAAGTCCAGGTGGTCTGGCGCTAGGTCGGTTGGACCTCTGCACCATGTTGCTCCCTAATGGGTTGCTAGAACCTTCTGAATAATTTGCGTGTAGTAGGGCTTATTCTAAACATGCATATTAACTCTCAGGTGACTCTCCATTTTcccacttaaaaacaaaaccagacagaCATTGGATTAGATGAAGAAATAGTGAATCAGTGCTACAAATGGTTTATTGGGCAGCCAGCAGATTTTCAGTTTTGAGGGGCTTTGGCTTTATACCCGCTGGTTACATGTTTAATCTCTCAGTATGTCCCAGAGTGGACTGATCTTCCCATCACCTAGACTCCCTCTAACTAGCCTTAGCCATCTGGACAGCTCAGTTCTTttctgaggaggattcaccctgagctaacatctgtgccaggcttcctccagtttatatgtaggttgctgccacagcatggcggacaaatggtgtaggtccacacccaggatctaaatctgcaaacctgggctgtggAAACAGAGTGCTCCagacttaacctctatgccacagggccggtcctTGGACAGTTCACTTCTTAAAGATGAACGTTTAAGTCTGACTCCACCTTCACCCTGTCTCCATTCTGTCCGGAAACCCTTTTAGTTCTACTTTTGAAACCTGCAGAATCCAATGCCGCCTCACTCTCCTGCTGTCACCCTACAGTAGGATGATGGCGTATCCCATGTGACTATTTCAGAGCCTCCCCATtggtctccctgctcccacctttACCCTCTAGCCAGTTCTCAACACAAGGCAGAGGAAACTTAGAAATCAGATGTTACTCCTCTGGAGGCTTAACAAGGCTCTGTACCATGTTCACTCTACCTGCCCACCATTTTTCTCCCCCTCTGTTCAGCCATATAATCCTGGTTCTTACACAGGCCTCAGAACCTTTGGACTGATTGTGTCCTGTCTGCAATACTCTTCAGCTTATAGAACAGGTCTCGCACACCTTCAAATGTTGCCACCTCAGTGAGGCTTTTCCTATTTACAAGCCTATTTTAAATCGCAATGCTTCCTTTTTGCTGGTCTTCCCAGTCCTCTTTCTGGCATAGTATTGTATGTTTGCTGTCTTCCTCCAGTAGTTCAGGAGGACAGGGATTCCCATTTTGTCCTTTAAacaatgcttagcacatagtTCGCATACTATTgatgtgaataaatgaatccatGTTTTCATGTCAAAGTAGGATGTTTTCCTCGGTTGAGATGTTCCTGCtgttgaagagagaaaatatcttcTTGATATGCTTCGTCTATATCTCTGCCACCAGAAGTTTAGTGTGAAATGCTTTTCCTATGTTTCAGtgaaaacattctgaaaatgCAAACCACTTAAACATATGTATTATTAATGGCATGGAAAAGACCGAATAAACTCGAATGaattccagaaaaataatttaacagtcataatattcctttattagtACCAGCTTTTCAACTAAATTGTTTTTGCCAGAGCTAgacaatttaatataaaaaaatgccatttttttgTTCATAACAGTATTTATAAAAAAGTACATAGTGGTTAGTTTTGCAACAATTTGCTTTTTAGCCAGATGTATCATATAAATCTAGGAACGTAACAAATGAGATAAGAACAgtataaataaagtttttgtAGTATTTACACTTACACAGAAACTAGCCCAAATGGTGTTCTAAGAAATTAAGTTTGCAGTTAAAGTGAAACTACTGATTCAGCATACTgataacttattttatttaatgctttttaaagttttatattttctacacTAGTTTGGACTATAAATTTGCATAGAATTACTTATAAAGTATATTTCTGCATTTCACATCACAGTAGGAGCTTTTAGTATAACAGTACAAAAAAACACTAGCTCAAAAGGTCATCTTCCCAAGTCTACTTCTTGACGTCTGTCTTCCTGCTCTTGGGAACAAGGAACACGCTGCCGTCTCTCGTCTGCTGCAGGGAGTATTCGCTGGGGGAGTAAGGTCTTCCATCTTCGTCACGTAGCATGCTGAAGACTTCGAGATACAAGGTGCTGAGTTGTTTTTTCAATAGGTGGAGGCTTTTGtcgttttctcctttttctttgagcaatttttctttttcatcttttaaatgatCCAAGTCTTGCTCCAGTTCCAcaatgttttccagttttctttttctgcaattCTGAGCAGCCACTTTATTCTTACCCCTCCTGCGTATGTCTCGAATTAATGCGAGTTGAGCCTCGTTGAACTGCTCCTTGGACATCATTTCATTGAAGTCTTCAACAGGCAGGTTAATGATCTTTTCGACAGGGAATGGGATGTGGAGAGCTTTTGCCCTTAGCTCATCTCTTGTGAGATGAACCTCCAAGCGGCTTGAGTGTTTGTCTTTTGTGAATGGGGTTTTTCGATGACCAGGACTTATAGGCACTTCTTTCTTTGGCGTGTTTTCACGCTGGGCATCATGCACTGGAACACTGTGCCCCTGAGATGGTGACATGGGTTGGACTGTATCCCCAGAAGACTGCACTGGCTGTGTTTTAGGACCATTCTGTTTGACACTTCCAGGGGCACTATCTGTCTCTTCCATTTCAGAATCACTGAAGCCAAGTGGTGTGTCTTCATAGGTAGAAGATTCCACTGAGTGTTCTGGTGATGCCATGCTGGGACTCGTGCGCAGTGAAATGCCAGAGTCAGAATCGTTGAATTCTGATGTGCTTTCAGGGTGATTTTGGTTGAAGGCTTTACAAAGTGATAGATCAGAAACATCAATGGGCCCGTTGAGAAGTTCGGAGAGTGACTGGCTTACAGTAGCCGAGGAGGGCATGCTACTGCTGACGCTGGGCTCTACGAAAGCAGAATAAAACCCATCGCCAAAATCGGGGTTTATCGTGGCCTCTGAGTTTAAGGAGTTCATTGTCAACTGGCTGGTGTCTTCTGTGGAGAGGATGCTGCTGAAGGAATCGTCAAAAGCATTGAGAAGCTGTGGACTGCAGTTACCTACTTCTTTTTCCAGTGAGGGGATCGATGAGTAGAAATGGTAATTGTTGTCAATTTCTGTCACTTTGGTTTCTGAACTTGGAACCGTGCTAGTCTCAACCAGCTTGTCGTTTTGAATGTTAAGACACTGTGGAAAAGAATGTTAGAGTATGTAAATCAAGGTTAGTATTTTTGATAGCTGATAATCCATAGCTGATGGTAAACTCTCTCCCCCATCAAGCTCTTCTATAATTCTGAGATAATTCCCATTTCCAACAGATAAAAAAGCATATGTATTAATTTCAGAGTTCCTAGATGAGACTTCAGGTTTATAACTTGATCTGTCTTCAAAATATCCAGCCCATTTAACTAACAGAAGTGCACTTAAGAGAGCATGGGCAGCTGTCATGACTAATTTAAAAGCATCCTCCAACCTTTCCTATAAGTAGGTGGCATATAAATAATAACCAAAGTGACTAATTTAAAGGCACTGAATATAAAATAGCATCTTTGGGATTTACTTATTAGGTCTTAGTTACCTGTAATTCTGGAATGGATAATAGCTCCTCCcaaacttgctcaaggtcctgCTGCATATTGTCTGAATCAGCAACGGCTGGCTGAAGGACAAGAGTTTCAGGTGACTGGGCCTGGTTAGGAGCAATGAAGTCTGGGCTCTCGATGTTGCTGGGAATATCAGGAACAAGTGATTGAAACGTAGCTGGAGAAACCTAAAATTGACAAGGCATTTATCTACATGAGTCTGCCACCAACAGTGGATGAGCACGCTCCAAGGCCCCATCACGACACCTTCAACTGAACTGGCTGCAGTTCTGTATTTCTCCACTTAGAAGTACCACCTAGGACCCCTGTTTCTACTGAATGAAACAAATCATTTGTTACTGACCCATCTGACTCCAAATTTGCTCATTTACTAGCCTGTTTTATCCTCTGCGTTTGAAGGTGAACTTCAAAATAGATAAGAACAATCATTAGGATTTAATTTCTATCTATATAATACCTAGTGTAGTGCTTCAACCACAACAGATTAATTAAAATTGCTAATTGAACAAGTCTTGGTTTATTGCCCAGCTTGCTTTTTACTtaccaaaatttatttccaagtaCCCATATAAACAAATGACTGACTTGTTTCCATGGTTATGCTGAGCCATGTTTCTCACTATGCAGGGGtaaacatttttggttttgtactgtggggggggggggtcttttttttttaattgtaaagttATCTGTAGGCCAGGGTTTCCTTGACAAAATTGCCTCCTAAAATagattttttcattcttttttttaatggggagACGTTAAAGGGCTCCATACAGGATACATTAGATGCAGTTGTGGAGTCTTGCTGTTAACAAATGTTATACCTCATTGTCATCTACAAACGGGAATGTCTCTGCCAAAAGCTGCATGCAGTCATCGAAGTTCAGAGCATCTGGTTTGGGAATGTGGGAAACCTGGATAATAGAGAATgacataaaggaagaagaaaatcattcattGTTCCTAAAACGTTTACAATCTAGTTAATCATAATTCATTTCAGAAATCAGTTTAATAGTTAAGAGTGCAGAATCAAACCAGACTaattgggttcaaatcttggctccccCAATTTCTTGAGTGCCGTGGGTAAGTTATCTAGCCTGTTTGAGCTTCAAGTGCTCACCTGTagataaaatggggataatggtacCCAATTCATATAATTGTGTTGATTAAATCAATTATGTCAAGTGTTTTGAACAGTGCCTGAAACAGTTAGTGCCATAAGTAATCCCTACTGCTAGTTCTGCTGCCACTACTGTTGCTGCTGCTGGATCCTTCCTTGATGTTTCTATAGCTTACAAAGCTCTTTCCTGTAAATTATGTCCTCCTAACCCTTACAACAACTTCGCAAGGGAAGTCAGGTATTGAGCTCATCTGAAGGCTGAAGTTGGGAAGTTGACTCGATAAGGTCAAGATGTAGTAGGAGGCAAAGCTGGAACTCAGATCCAGATGTTTTAACTCCTGGGTCAATGTTCTTTCCTTAACCCTGCCATATACCTTCCTGAGGATGAGTACTCTGTACCTGGGAGAAGTTGGCAGACCCACTGGTTTCTGATGAGATGTGTTGGGCTGGCTGAATCGGGAGGAATTCACCTGTCTCTTCATCTAGTTGCAACTGAGCGAAAAAGgctttctcttgctccttttgGAGTTGTTCTTGTCTTTCTTGTCTTtcaagtgttttctgtttttccagctCATGCTGCAGTCGTTGAGTGAAGTCAAATACTTCTCGACTTACACCAAGATCTATATCTTGCCTCCATAGTATGTCAATCAAATCCATGTcctacatttaaaacaaaagaggaaggagagagaccttGGTTAAGATGGTTTTAAAATGGCAGATACCACATAATGTACATTATGCCATTGTtgatggtggggggtggggaaattACAAACAAAATCTGAATGGCAACACAGATCCAATGTGCTGGAAGGGCACAGTTAATTCCATTCGACGaatccattctttaaaaaaacaaacccacagaCACAGCCATCCCTTCTCATCACTTGCTGCTTGGATTATTAATCTTTGGGTGATGGTGAGGTCACCAAAGAGCAAAGTAAGAAACACTGCACATAAAAGTTCTTGAAGTAAAAGAAATCCCACACTTGTTTAATGGTATATAGAAATTAGAGCAAGCACTCCAAGCCACTGGGCTATTATGAGAAATGGAGTTTGGAAAACATGGAAATGTGTTGCATTTTTTCCTAAACTGACCCAGCAAATATCCACTTTATAGAGGGGAAAAATCCCAGGTTAAATTTTCAATCTAGCAGTTGTGAAGTATCACCACTCTTTCAGTCTTTCCTACATtggattatcttttctccatcatttcttgCTACTCTTGTCGCTGTGGCTCACTTATTAAAACAATTTCCTCTTGACTTGAGTTTTAGCACCTGAGACATGAACAAACTGGTAAAAAAGCCCTGGCTCATGGTAATCTTGTGACGTGGGTAAAGCGAGGGGTTGTCCGTTACCTACCAAAAGAGTTGAGAAAGGGGTTGTGCCCACGAGGTTCACTCCTGAGAAATCGTAAGTaaccctcttaaaaaaaaaaacccagaaacaaaaCAGCTCCAGGGAGAGATGGAAggtattaagttttaaaataagaggaGAATCTTACAATGAGGGAATGGTTATTTCAATGTCTGTAACAAGGCTACGCCTAGGAGCCACATCCAAATCTTCCTAAGCACAGTGCATCAAAAGCAGTTTTTCTGATTTACAACTTTAGTTTTCGGTAACGTCTAAACGTAGGAAATTTAAATCATTTCCCATTGAACAaatcatctacattgaaaataatGAGATCGAGACTGGGAAAGTGAAGACATAGGTGGAAAGGGAGTTGGGCCTGAAGGCCAGCAGACGGCGTGCACAAACATCAAACTTGGTATTTCAGTTCTGATGGCGGCTGGCAGCACCAGGCTGCCCAGGATGTCTACAGCTCTGCTACTTTCAGCCTCCCAAGGACAAAAATATCGTGGTGGTTGCTTCAGTGAGCAGTCAGGCTATTTTTACCCAACAAAGGAGGAGCAGGCCACCCAGTCTAGAGGCAGAACAGCTAGCTGGATAACAGGCCGCCTCTAGCCTTGACTGAAAGTTGGTGTCAGAATCTCAAATGCTACAAAACCCTGCTCATGAGGTTCATCATCATTCTAGCCTTGAACagtataatatatagtataaagCACACACACTAGGTATAGTTAAAACAGCATCTGTAGCTCTTTAGAACCAGCTAGGGTATACGTAACTTTTTAAGCCAGCATCTGTTAAGGGCTTTCTATATGCCAAGCATTGTTCTGAGTACCTTAGATAAACACGAACTAGTCCTCAAAACAGCCATATAAAGATAATATATATCCCTGTTATACAGATAATACTGAGGTCTAGAAAGAAGGGATACTACTAGAAAGTGGCTGAACAGGACATGCACCCAAGCAGCCTCAATCTTGGACATATGCTTTTTTAACCACGAGCCTAcactagaaatagaaaatctgatcaTTGGCCAGCGGTTCCTAAATTGGGGAGGATATAAAAtccattttcatatatatacttTGCCGTGACATCTTGGTGGTGTGAAGAAATGGCCAGTTTACTGAAGGCTGGATTGAGCACGTGTCACTTGGATCGCTTTCCTGGCCACAAGCAACAAAATAGCAACCACAGAGCATTCAGTCATACACGGCTATCTTCTCAGGCTGCCCACTAAAACAAAGCATGAGGATAATTTCCACTGTAAAAGTGATTTGTTTCCATTGACCCAAACGTCATGAGAAAGAGACAGGTCCAAGGCCTAGGGCAGTCTACTTTAAAATTCTGATAGGTGGGGCCGtgtcttcttggtgaatctagATACAGTAGAGTATCCTATCTAGGCTAGTCTTTAAACTGGAGCTAGAGACCAAGATATTAAGGAGGTGTTCAGTATACTCGCAACTGCTGAATGCTAGCACTCAGAATGAAAAGAATGCAGGATCACCAATCTCGACTGCActctagtttctctctctctaaaaagGCCATACCTGTTCCCATCCCCCTCAAAAACTGATGCGCAAAGTGCGCTGAGCTCTTCAGGAGATCAGTGAGAGAAACCCAAATACTCGTCCCTGCACCTGGGGGCCACTCTGACacatccctccctctctgtcctcagaCTGCCTAGGCCTGGGGCTTCTTGTTAAAGAGAGCCCAGGATAAACACTAGTGTCCAGTTTTGACTTTTTtgtaaaagaactgaaagagcACTGACGCAATTTAtgttggaaacacctgctcaCAGCTCTGCCCTTTCCAGTGCCTGCCTagaccccagccctgcagggtggaggaaaatttcttttttttttttaaatttttttaaatttattttatccattttttaatttttgttttcctttttctccccaaagctccccagtgcatagttgtatattcttcgttgtgggtccttctagttgtggcatgtgggacgctgcctcagcatggtttgatgagcagtgccatgtccgcgcccaggattcaaaccaacgaaacactgggccacctgcagcggagcgcgcgaacttaaccactcagccatggggccagccccagaaaatttCTAATGTAATTTACTCCAAAACCACCAGTAGCAGCCACACCACGAGTTTCTAGAACTCtgttcttcttcccctcccccccccaccagaTGAGATGTCTTGAGTGGGTTCAGATGGTTTAACTATAAATTTAGTATACAGCCATGCATTGCAtgacgacgtttcagtcaacgatggaccgcatacatgacagtggtcccttaagattagtaccatgtcgCCTACGTGCATAGTTGGCTATACTGTCTGGATGTGTAAGTACACACTATGATCGCAAAACGATGAAGTCACTTAAGGACGCGTTTCTCAGTATGTCTCCCCGTCATTAAGCAAGGCATGACTGTAATTGTTCCATCCTACCCCTATCATACAGATGTTGGTGGATCAAATGAGACATGAAAGAAATCTCTCTATAAATGTAAAGTATATGCAAACGCTGTTATGCATGCTGACAGTGATGGGCCCTACTACTTGCTGTAAGGGAGaccaaactccaggccactggaTAACAATGAAGTGGTGGACCTAACTGTAGTGGCTGCCTGAAATAACATTCAGCAATGAAGCTACTTGGTTGCTACTCAGGGAAGGTCTGAAATTGACTACTGGGCATGTGCAACATGtgttgtaaatgaaaataaatgacatatacttttatgtatattttgtacaCACATATACCCATTCAACGGCTGCTCAATTCCTGATATGACTACCCTTCAAGGCACAGCGCCAAACCAATTCAAGCTTTTGAAACTTCCCAAACATGATCAGAGAAGGACACCTTGTGGATCCTTatcaacaggaaaaataaaactggcagCATCATTTGGATCAGGTCTTGAGCATCCTGTCCTCATGACCTGCTCTGAAGCAATGCTGGACCCCGGGAGGCAGAGTGGTTCCTACAGCCCTAGCTTACTATTTCCACCAGGAATGCCACCAGAAGACCTTTCAAGTGACAATGCCTATGCAGGCCGGGCAGCCTTCGGTGAGATCAGAATGGGACCAAAACAGGTTTCAAAGTGTTCTCAGAGgttttcctctgtatttttaagtttatttttatgtaatgtttATTCTTGCTATGAGaggtttctaaaagaaaaattctcctttaaagaaaaaaaaacccctgaatttTGACTACTTGAATTCTGATCAAATTCAGAACGCAGCCACAACGGGTTTCTTGTCATAGCCTTAAAAGGTATGTCATACTTGCGTTTCTTAAATTTTCACATAAGTTTCTGAAGAAAGAACCTGGTGGGACTTGATAATGTATGAAATATTCAAAGCTTTATGTTGAAAGAGGGAACAGCAGAGGCTTGTCCACCCGCCTCACTGCTGGGGAGCCCCACAGGCTCAGGGCCGGGTCCGTGCTAACCCAACAGGCAGCGCGCGTTTCCTGTAAGAAGCCCTGTGACCAGGCACATGACTTATTCCACAAGTGACCCATCTCTTTGCAAAGCTCGCACACC contains the following coding sequences:
- the NFE2L2 gene encoding nuclear factor erythroid 2-related factor 2 isoform X2; protein product: MDLIDILWRQDIDLGVSREVFDFTQRLQHELEKQKTLERQERQEQLQKEQEKAFFAQLQLDEETGEFLPIQPAQHISSETSGSANFSQVSHIPKPDALNFDDCMQLLAETFPFVDDNEVSPATFQSLVPDIPSNIESPDFIAPNQAQSPETLVLQPAVADSDNMQQDLEQVWEELLSIPELQCLNIQNDKLVETSTVPSSETKVTEIDNNYHFYSSIPSLEKEVGNCSPQLLNAFDDSFSSILSTEDTSQLTMNSLNSEATINPDFGDGFYSAFVEPSVSSSMPSSATVSQSLSELLNGPIDVSDLSLCKAFNQNHPESTSEFNDSDSGISLRTSPSMASPEHSVESSTYEDTPLGFSDSEMEETDSAPGSVKQNGPKTQPVQSSGDTVQPMSPSQGHSVPVHDAQRENTPKKEVPISPGHRKTPFTKDKHSSRLEVHLTRDELRAKALHIPFPVEKIINLPVEDFNEMMSKEQFNEAQLALIRDIRRRGKNKVAAQNCRKRKLENIVELEQDLDHLKDEKEKLLKEKGENDKSLHLLKKQLSTLYLEVFSMLRDEDGRPYSPSEYSLQQTRDGSVFLVPKSRKTDVKK
- the NFE2L2 gene encoding nuclear factor erythroid 2-related factor 2 isoform X1; this translates as MMDLEVPPPAQPSQQDMDLIDILWRQDIDLGVSREVFDFTQRLQHELEKQKTLERQERQEQLQKEQEKAFFAQLQLDEETGEFLPIQPAQHISSETSGSANFSQVSHIPKPDALNFDDCMQLLAETFPFVDDNEVSPATFQSLVPDIPSNIESPDFIAPNQAQSPETLVLQPAVADSDNMQQDLEQVWEELLSIPELQCLNIQNDKLVETSTVPSSETKVTEIDNNYHFYSSIPSLEKEVGNCSPQLLNAFDDSFSSILSTEDTSQLTMNSLNSEATINPDFGDGFYSAFVEPSVSSSMPSSATVSQSLSELLNGPIDVSDLSLCKAFNQNHPESTSEFNDSDSGISLRTSPSMASPEHSVESSTYEDTPLGFSDSEMEETDSAPGSVKQNGPKTQPVQSSGDTVQPMSPSQGHSVPVHDAQRENTPKKEVPISPGHRKTPFTKDKHSSRLEVHLTRDELRAKALHIPFPVEKIINLPVEDFNEMMSKEQFNEAQLALIRDIRRRGKNKVAAQNCRKRKLENIVELEQDLDHLKDEKEKLLKEKGENDKSLHLLKKQLSTLYLEVFSMLRDEDGRPYSPSEYSLQQTRDGSVFLVPKSRKTDVKK